From the Theobroma cacao cultivar B97-61/B2 chromosome 2, Criollo_cocoa_genome_V2, whole genome shotgun sequence genome, one window contains:
- the LOC18607403 gene encoding G2/mitotic-specific cyclin-2 isoform X1 produces MRRSKENYPGHFAPPNGHDGLGMGGVTMVKDMGQNQRRALSSINQNIIGASLHHPCLVKKREFAGKDALCNKKSALEQRPNARRLATETVSNQHHFLEDTKNQTKLTLKPGGLEDCIITNVEEFEDASDVMVPMFVKHVEAVLDETDGMEFEMEDVEDSIIDIDRNDSKDPLAVVEYVDDIYAYYRETEVSYCVSPNYMDRQFDINEKMRAILIDWLIEVHYKFQLMDETLFLTINLIDRFLERCTVIRKKLQLVGMTAMLLACKYEEVSVPLVEDFVLISDKAYTRKDVLDMEKLMVNTLQFSMSVPTPYVFIRRFLKAAQSDKKLEFLSFFLIELCLVEYEMLKFPPSLLAAAAIYTAQCSICRFKNWSKTSECHTKYSEDQLLECSKLMVTYHQKAGSGNLTGVHRKYSAYKFGYSAKSEPAQFLLDL; encoded by the exons atgagAAGATCAAAGGAGAACTATCCAGGCCACTTTGCACCTCCAAACGGTCATG ATGGGCTGGGAATGGGAGGTGTCACGATGGTAAAGGACATGgggcaaaatcaaagaagagcTCTGAGTAGCATCAATCAGAACATTATAGGAGCTTCCCTCCACCACCCTTGTTTGGttaagaaaagagaatttgcAGG GAAAGATGCACTTTGCAATAAGAAGTCGGCTCTGGAGCAAAGACCAAATGCAAG GCGTTTGGCTACAGAAACGGTTAGCAACCAGCATCACTTCCTAGAA GACACTAAGAACCAAACTAAGCTGACACTCAAGCCTGGTGGTCTGGAGGATTGCATAATCACTAATGTGGAAGAGTTCGAGGATGCTAGCGATGTCATGGTCCCTATGTTTGTGAAGCACGTAGAAGCAGTGCTAGATGAAACTGACGGAATG GAGTTTGAAATGGAAGATGTGGAGGACTCTATCATTGATATTGACAGAAATGATTCGAAAGATCCACTTGCAGTTGTTGAATATGTAGATGACATCTATGCTTATTATAGAGAAACTGAG GTTTCTTACTGCGTCTCTCCAAATTACATGGACAGGCAATTTGACATCAATGAAAAGATGAGGGCCATCCTCATTGATTGGCTTATTGAG GTTCACTACAAATTTCAGCTTATGGATGAAACATTGTTCCTTACCATCAATCTCATCGACAGATTCTTGGAGCGTTGCACTGTGATCCGAAAGAAGCTTCAATTGGTTGGCATGACAGCCATGTTATTAGCATGCAAGTATGAGGAGGTTTCTGTCCCATTAGTGGAGGATTTTGTTCTGATTTCAGATAAGGCTTACACGAGGAAGGATGTTCTAGATATG GAGAAATTAATGGTGAACACTTTACAATTCAGCATGTCTGTGCCAACTCCATATGTATTCATCAGGAGATTTCTCAAGGCTGCACAATCtgataaaaag CTGGAATTTCTCTCCTTCTTTCTCATTGAGCTATGCCTGGTGGAATATGAAATGCTCAAGTTCCCACCATCTCTGCTAGCTGCAGCAGCAATTTACACGGCACAGTGCAGTATTTGCCGGTTCAAAAATTGGAGTAAGACCAGTGAGTGCCATACTAAATACTCAGAAGATCAGCTACT GGAATGCTCGAAATTGATGGTTACTTACCATCAGAAGGCTGGATCAGGAAACCTCACGGGAGTTCACAGAAAGTATAGTGCATACAAGTTTGGGTATTCGGCAAAATCTGAGCCAGCACAGTTTCTCCTGGATCTTTGA
- the LOC18607403 gene encoding G2/mitotic-specific cyclin-2 isoform X2, with translation MRRSKENYPGHFAPPNGHDGLGMGGVTMVKDMGQNQRRALSSINQNIIGASLHHPCLVKKREFAGKDALCNKKSALEQRPNARRLATETDTKNQTKLTLKPGGLEDCIITNVEEFEDASDVMVPMFVKHVEAVLDETDGMEFEMEDVEDSIIDIDRNDSKDPLAVVEYVDDIYAYYRETEVSYCVSPNYMDRQFDINEKMRAILIDWLIEVHYKFQLMDETLFLTINLIDRFLERCTVIRKKLQLVGMTAMLLACKYEEVSVPLVEDFVLISDKAYTRKDVLDMEKLMVNTLQFSMSVPTPYVFIRRFLKAAQSDKKLEFLSFFLIELCLVEYEMLKFPPSLLAAAAIYTAQCSICRFKNWSKTSECHTKYSEDQLLECSKLMVTYHQKAGSGNLTGVHRKYSAYKFGYSAKSEPAQFLLDL, from the exons atgagAAGATCAAAGGAGAACTATCCAGGCCACTTTGCACCTCCAAACGGTCATG ATGGGCTGGGAATGGGAGGTGTCACGATGGTAAAGGACATGgggcaaaatcaaagaagagcTCTGAGTAGCATCAATCAGAACATTATAGGAGCTTCCCTCCACCACCCTTGTTTGGttaagaaaagagaatttgcAGG GAAAGATGCACTTTGCAATAAGAAGTCGGCTCTGGAGCAAAGACCAAATGCAAG GCGTTTGGCTACAGAAACG GACACTAAGAACCAAACTAAGCTGACACTCAAGCCTGGTGGTCTGGAGGATTGCATAATCACTAATGTGGAAGAGTTCGAGGATGCTAGCGATGTCATGGTCCCTATGTTTGTGAAGCACGTAGAAGCAGTGCTAGATGAAACTGACGGAATG GAGTTTGAAATGGAAGATGTGGAGGACTCTATCATTGATATTGACAGAAATGATTCGAAAGATCCACTTGCAGTTGTTGAATATGTAGATGACATCTATGCTTATTATAGAGAAACTGAG GTTTCTTACTGCGTCTCTCCAAATTACATGGACAGGCAATTTGACATCAATGAAAAGATGAGGGCCATCCTCATTGATTGGCTTATTGAG GTTCACTACAAATTTCAGCTTATGGATGAAACATTGTTCCTTACCATCAATCTCATCGACAGATTCTTGGAGCGTTGCACTGTGATCCGAAAGAAGCTTCAATTGGTTGGCATGACAGCCATGTTATTAGCATGCAAGTATGAGGAGGTTTCTGTCCCATTAGTGGAGGATTTTGTTCTGATTTCAGATAAGGCTTACACGAGGAAGGATGTTCTAGATATG GAGAAATTAATGGTGAACACTTTACAATTCAGCATGTCTGTGCCAACTCCATATGTATTCATCAGGAGATTTCTCAAGGCTGCACAATCtgataaaaag CTGGAATTTCTCTCCTTCTTTCTCATTGAGCTATGCCTGGTGGAATATGAAATGCTCAAGTTCCCACCATCTCTGCTAGCTGCAGCAGCAATTTACACGGCACAGTGCAGTATTTGCCGGTTCAAAAATTGGAGTAAGACCAGTGAGTGCCATACTAAATACTCAGAAGATCAGCTACT GGAATGCTCGAAATTGATGGTTACTTACCATCAGAAGGCTGGATCAGGAAACCTCACGGGAGTTCACAGAAAGTATAGTGCATACAAGTTTGGGTATTCGGCAAAATCTGAGCCAGCACAGTTTCTCCTGGATCTTTGA
- the LOC18607404 gene encoding uncharacterized protein LOC18607404, with the protein MRKGDMVHPPWEELPHDIWGFIFQRLPLVDRVHASVVCKQWSSALKQTPRPAWILLHLDDDTQYCHHMIMSYFDFGEGAIKYLNLPESIPKGAATGASRGWLRVRTEDTTTDNPQIYLLDPISGVQLPLPPMSTIRSASEDTNIIFPKIEISSQDASQSVVAAVFDDGKSLALCNPKDKRWTVFEGLDIADNYSYTCITFCNGILYALIIIENDATILQTRTHSIKLAGGDRHVILKLIPFSKSEISSPIFLECPLGKLDSFGNNWAAIPYLVDSNNELLLVVKILDDKVDEGDQEDEPQIPYYRVATFRAFKVEASDTVCLKRLSSLEDQTLFIDGTDIVSLPCESFSNHCIYFLEESSVYADESRKVTTYPQSGVFYLNDGRIEHSFPCGDITRRRNFSWFFPNIKIGGFN; encoded by the coding sequence ATGCGAAAAGGAGATATGGTTCATCCGCCATGGGAGGAACTTCCTCATGACATATGGGGTTTTATCTTTCAGCGTCTCCCATTAGTGGATCGTGTTCACGCTAGCGTCGTATGCAAACAATGGAGTTCAGCCCTAAAGCAAACTCCTCGACCCGCTTGGATTTTACTGCACCTTGACGACGATACTCAATATTGCCATCACATGATTATGAGCTACTTTGACTTTGGTGAAGGCGCGATTAAATATCTGAATCTCCCTGAGTCAATACCAAAGGGGGCTGCCACCGGGGCTTCCAGAGGTTGGCTTAGAGTACGTACGGAGGACACGACAACTGATAATCCGCAAATTTATCTGCTTGATCCAATTTCAGGGGTTCAACTTCCACTTCCTCCCATGTCAACTATACGATCAGCTTCGGAAGACACAAACATCATCTTTCCTAAAATTGAAATATCTTCCCAGGATGCATCCCAATCCGTGGTTGCAGCAGTCTTCGATGACGGTAAGAGTTTGGCATTGTGCAATCCGAAGGATAAGAGGTGGACGGTATTTGAAGGGTTGGACATTGCTGATAATTATAGTTACACATGTATTACATTCTGCAATGGAATACTATATGCcttaattataattgaaaacgATGCGACCATTCTTCAAACTCGAACTCATTCCATAAAATTAGCAGGTGGTGATCGTCATGTTATTTTGAAACTAATTCCTTTTTCAAAGTCGGAGATCAGTTCCCCAATCTTTCTCGAATGTCCTCTCGGAAAGCTAGATTCCTTCGGCAACAATTGGGCGGCTATACCATATTTGGTGGATTCCAACAACGAGTTATTGCTAGTTGTTAAAATATTAGATGACAAGGTTGACGAGGGCGACCAAGAGGACGAGCCTCAAATTCCATACTATCGGGTTGCAACATTCCGAGCATTCAAGGTTGAAGCAAGTGACACAGTATGTCTAAAGAGGTTAAGCAGCTTAGAGGACCAAACGTTGTTCATCGATGGAACGGATATAGTATCCCTTCCATGTGAAAGTTTCAGTAATCATTGCATCTACTTTCTGGAAGAGTCATCTGTTTATGCAGACGAAAGTAGGAAAGTAACTACTTATCCCCAATCTGGTGTTTTCTACCTTAACGATGGAAGGATTGAACATTCGTTTCCATGTGGGGATATTACAAGGCGGCGTAATTTCAGCTGGTTCTTTCCAAATATTAAGATTGGAGGCTTCAACTAG
- the LOC18607405 gene encoding isocitrate dehydrogenase [NAD] regulatory subunit 1, mitochondrial, with protein sequence MSTSRRSVPLLKTLITQRTHRRTVTYMPRPGDGAPRPVTLIPGDGIGPLVTNAVEQVMEAMHAPVYFEKYEVHGDMKCVPQEVIDSIKKNKVCLKGGLKTPMGGGVSSLNMQLRKELDLYASLVNCCNLPGLPTRHENVDIVVIRENTEGEYSGLEHEVVPGVVESLKVITKFCSERIAKYAFEYAYLNNRKKVTAVHKANIMKLADGLFLESCREVATKYPSIKYNEIIVDNCCMQLVSKPEQFDVMVTPNLYGNLVANTAAGIAGGTGVMPGGNVGADHAVFEQGASAGNVGKEKIVEQKKANPVALLLSSAMMLRHLQFPSFADRLETAVKRVILEGMDRTKDLGGDSSTQEVVDAVIAKLD encoded by the exons ATGTCCACGTCACGCAGATCCGTTCCTCTTCTGAAAACCCTTATAACGCAAAGAACCCATCGCCGAACCGTGACTTACATGCCCCGACCAGGGGATGGAGCCCCGAGACCCGTAACTCTAATCCCAGGAGACGGAATCGGACCGTTGGTGACAAACGCGGTGGAACAAGTGATGGAAGCAATGCACGCGCCGGTTTACTTCGAGAAGTATGAGGTTCACGGCGACATGAAGTGCGTGCCGCAGGAAGTCATAGATTCaataaagaagaacaaagTTTGTCTGAAAGGAGGGTTGAAGACTCCAATGGGAGGCGGAGTTAGTTCACTGAATATGCAATTGAGAAAAGAATTGGATTTATACGCTTCGTTGGTCAATTGCTGTAACTTACCAGGATTGCCAACCAGACATGAAAACGTGGACATTGTGGTAATTAGGGAGAATACGGAAGGGGAATACTCGGGGCTCGAACATGAGGTCGTGCCTGGCGTTGTTGAGAGTCTTAAG GTGATAACAAAGTTTTGTTCAGAGCGGATTGCAAAATATGCATTTGAGTATGCCTATTTAAACAATAGAAAGAAGGTTACTGCTGTTCATAAGGCCAATATAATGAAACTCGCTGATGGTTTGTTTTTGGAGTCTTGCCGGGAAGTGGCGACCAAATATCCAAGTATCAAGTACAATGAAATTATTGTGGACAATTGCTGTATGCAACTTGTCTCAAAACCAGAACAATTTGATGTCATG GTAACTCCTAATCTTTACGGAAATCTTGTTGCAAATACAGCAGCGGGTATTGCTGGAGGCACTGGTGTCATGCCGGGAG GTAATGTTGGAGCTGATCATGCTGTCTTTGAGCAAGGCGCTTCAGCAGGGAATgtgggaaaagaaaagatagtAGAGCAAAAGAAGGCAAATCCAGTGGCTTTGCTTCTCTCCTCTGCCATGATGTTGAGGCACCTCCAGTTTCCTTCATTTGCTGATCGACTCGAAACTGCAGTGAAACGTGTAATTTTAGAAGGTATGGACCGGACTAAAGATCTCGGTGGAGATAGCAGTACACAGGAAGTTGTTGATGCTGTCATTGCTAAGCTAGACTGA
- the LOC18607406 gene encoding putative F-box protein At4g22660, translating into MLSTLFQARRSLGLCLGKGWSSLSKPFVKGMCEKEPEKTQKVHPQWDKLPRDIWGLIFQRLLLVDRIHASLVCKQWSSALKQSPPQPIWILLPPDNINDNNDCKHMISFFDLGEGAIGKLNLPKSISGATLIGASKGWLALTKGKKNSPQIFLLDPISGVQIPLPPLLTIRSTSEDTNAIDKIEISSRDASQCVVAACFDEGRILALCRPKDKRWIIFEGLGVADDHRYACILFCHGILYALITTEDDEVTFQFQTHSLKLAGDHDVILKLIPLTMFEISSPIFLEDPLEEVDTFGKNWAAIPYLVESNGDLLIVLKILDALITEDEDQDDDDEDNVEPIFSYCRIATFEVFKVEASDDTLWLTRLSNLDDQTLFIDGVDSLSLPGENFSKNCIYFLEDSFGYTAEGWKPIISRESGVFYLHDGRIERSLPSLDLSKLGKDFCYLWFFPNIKIGDFN; encoded by the coding sequence ATGCTGAGCACTTTGTTTCAAGCTCGCAGAAGTCTCGGGCTGTGCCTTGGGAAAGGCTGGTCTTCTCTCTCGAAGCCATTCGTAAAAGGAATGTGCGAAAAAGAGCCTGAAAAAACTCAAAAGGTTCATCCACAATGGGACAAACTTCCTCGTGACATATGGGGTTTAATCTTTCAACGTCTGTTATTAGTGGATCGAATTCACGCCAGCCTCGTATGTAAACAATGGAGTTCAGCCCTAAAGCAATCTCCTCCTCAACCTATCTGGATTCTGCTGCCTCCAGACAATATTAATGATAACAACGATTGCAAACACATGATAAGCTTCTTCGACTTGGGTGAAGGTGCAATTGGAAAGCTGAATCTCCCCAAGTCAATATCAGGAGCGACTCTCATCGGGGCTTCCAAAGGTTGGCTTGCACTCACCAAGGGCAAGAAAAATAGTCCGCAAATTTTTCTGCTTGATCCAATTTCAGGGGTTCAAATTCCTCTTCCTCCCTTGTTAACAATAAGATCGACTTCGGAAGATACGAACGCCATTGACAAGATTGAAATATCTTCCAGGGATGCATCCCAATGCGTCGTTGCAGCGTGCTTTGATGAGGGCAGGATTTTGGCACTGTGCAGACCAAAGGATAAGAGGTGGATCATATTTGAAGGGTTAGGTGTAGCTGATGATCATCGTTACGCATGCATTTTATTCTGCCATGGAATATTATATGCATTGATTACAACAGAAGACGATGAAGTcacttttcaatttcaaacccATTCCCTGAAATTAGCAGGTGATCATGATGTTATTTTGAAGCTAATCCCTCTAACGATGTTCGAGATCAGTTCCCCGATTTTCCTTGAAGACCCGCTTGAAGAAGTAGATACCTTTGGTAAAAACTGGGCTGCAATACCATATTTGGTGGAATCCAATGGTGACTTGCTGATAGTTCTGAAAATATTAGACGCCTTAATAACTGAGGACGAAGACCAGGACGACGACGACGAGGACAACGTCGAGCCTATATTTTCATACTGTCGGATTGCAACATTCGAAGTATTCAAGGTTGAAGCAAGTGATGACACACTATGGTTAACGAGGTTAAGCAACTTAGATGACCAAACCTTGTTCATCGATGGGGTGGATTCACTATCCCTTCCAGGTGAAAACTTCAGTAAAAATTGCATTTACTTTTTGGAAGATTCATTTGGTTACACTGCCGAAGGTTGGAAACCAATCATTTCTCGTGAATCCGGTGTTTTCTACCTTCATGATGGAAGGATAGAACGTTCCCTTCCAAGTTTGGACCTTTCCAAGCTTGGAAAGGATTTTTGTTACCTCTGGTTTTTTCCAAATATCAAGATTGGAGACTTCAATTAG
- the LOC18607407 gene encoding SEC1 family transport protein SLY1, producing the protein MALNLRQKQTECIIRMLNLNQPVNPSGTANEEVYKILIYDRFCQNILSPLIHVKDLRKHGVTLYFLIDKDRKPVHDVPAVYFVQPSHSNIQRIVADASRSLYDSFHLNFSSSIPRPLLEDLASGTLNSDSIHRISKVHDQYLEFVTLEDNLFSLSQESTYVQLNDPSAGDKEIEDIIERVVSGLFCVLATLSVVPIIRCPRGGPAELVASALDQKLRDHLLSKNNLFSEGGSFVSSFQRPILCVFDRNFELSAGLQHDFRYRPLVHDILGLKLNRLSVPGEKGGMKSYELDSSDPFWMANGSLEFPEVAVEIETQLNKYKKDVDEVNRRTGGTAGTEFDGTDLIGNTKHLMNAVNSLPELTDRKQVIDKHTNIATVLLGEIKERSLDSYAKKENDMMVRGSIDRNELLSVLKGKGTKTDKLRFAIMYIISSETINPSEAEAVEAALRESDIDTSAFQYVKKIKSLNVSLASANSASRNNIVDWAEKIYGQSISAVTAGVKNLLSSDRQLALTRIVEALMEGKPNPEIDSYLVFDPRAPKSSSGTSSSHLKGPFKEAIVFMIGGGNYVEYGSLQELVQRQQPVKYVIYGTTEILTGSEFVEQLALLGQKMGLGNTVATSSATN; encoded by the exons ATGGCTCTCAATCTTCGCCAGAAACAGACAG AATGTATAATCCGAATGCTGAATTTGAATCAACCTGTGAATCCCTCTGGAACTGCTAATGAGGAGGTTTACAAGATCTTGATTTATGACAGATTTTGTCAAAATATACTGTCCCCATTGATCCATGTCAAGGATCTGCGCAAGCACGGTGTTACCCTGTACTTCCTTATTGATAAGGATCGAAAACCTGTCCATGATGTGCCAGCTGTGTATTTTGTTCAGCCTAGTCATTCCAATATCCAGAGAATTGTAGCTGATGCCTCACGTTCGCTCTATGATAGTTTCCATCTGAATTTCTCTTCGTCTATACCAAGGCCGCTTTTGGAGGACCTTGCCTCTGGGACTTTGAATTCCGATTCAATTCATAGGATTTCGAAGGTTCATGATCAGTATTTGGAGTTTGTGACGCTGGAGGATAATTTGTTCTCGTTGTCCCAGGAGTCTACTTATGTCCAATTGAATGACCCATCTGCAGGGGATAAAGAGATTGAGGATATTATTGAGAGGGTTGTTAGTGGATTATTTTGCGTTTTGGCTACACTTTCAGTGGTGCCAATAATAAGATGCCCGCGTGGTGGACCAGCAGAGTTGGTTGCTTCAGCATTGGATCAGAAGTTGAGGGATCATTTGTTGTCAAAGAACAATTTGTTTTCTGAAGGTGGGAGTTTTGTAAGCTCGTTTCAGCGTCCAATTTTGTGTGTCTTTGATCGGAATTTTGAGTTATCTGCTGGATTACAACATGATTTTAGGTACCGCCCACTTGTACATGATATTCTTGGATTGAAACTTAACAGGTTGAGTGTGCCTGGAGAGAAAGGTGGAATGAAATCGTACGAGTTGGATAGCTCAGACCCATTTTGGATGGCAAATGGATCGTTGGAATTTCCTGAAGTTGCTGTTGAGATTGAGACCCAATTGAACAAATATAAGAAGGATGTTGATGAGGTGAATCGAAGGACTGGTGGGACTGCAGGAACTGAGTTTGATGGTACAGACTTGATTGGGAACACAAAGCACTTGATGAATGCAGTGAACTCCCTGCCTGAGCTGACAGATCGGAAGCAGGTTATTGATAAACACACAAACATTGCAACGGTGCTCTTGGGTGAAATAAAGGAGAGATCTCTTGACTCTTATGCTAAGAAGGAGAATGACATGATGGTCAGAGGTAGCATTGATCGAAATGAGTTGCTGAGTGTACTTAAGGGAAAAGGTACCAAGACAGATAAGCTGCGGTTTGCTATAATGTATATTATCTCTTCAGAAACCATTAATCCATCAGAAGCAGAAGCAGTGGAAGCAGCACTAAGAGAATCTGACATTGATACAAGTGCTTTTCAGTATGTGAAGAAGATCAAGTCATTGAATGTTTCATTGGCATCAGCAAATTCTGCTAGTAGAAATAACATTGTTGATTGGGCTGAGAAGATTTACGGCCAGTCAATTAGTGCTGTCACAGCTGGTGTGAAGAACCTATTGTCTAGTGATAGGCAGCTGGCATTGACAAGGATTGTGGAAGCTTTGATGGAGGGGAAGCCAAACCCTGAAATTGATTCTTACCTTGTGTTTGATCCTCGTGCCCCAAAGTCAAGCTCTGGCACTAGTAGCAGCCATCTGAAAGGACCTTTTAAAGAAGCTATTGTTTTCATGATCGGTGGTGGAAATTACGTGGAGTATGGCAGCTTGCAAGAGCTTGTACAGCGTCAGCAGCCTGTCAAGTATGTTATATATGGAACAACAGAAATTTTAACTGGATCGGAGTTTGTTGAGCAACTCGCTCTGTTGGGGCAGAAGATGGGATTGGGCAATACAGTTGCTACCTCATCAGCCACCAATTAA
- the LOC18607408 gene encoding metal-independent phosphoserine phosphatase, whose protein sequence is MQTEIRTLSFLRNRYWVLRHGKSIPNEKGLVVSSLENGTRSEYGLASEGVEQAQLAGKLFLKELKEKTIPLSNVRICYSPFARTSHTAEVVASVLNIPFEGPQCKVIEDLRERYFGPSFELLSHDKYSEIWAMDEKDPFTRPEGGESVDDVASRLASAMATMESEYQGCVILVVSHGDPLQILQTILNAASEQMEPSSNDLGSRIQAVRLPSILSQHRQFALLTGELRAVL, encoded by the exons ATGCAAACAGAGATAAGAACGTTGTCGTTTTTGCGTAACAGATACTGGGTCCTCAGGCATGGCAAAAGCATCCCAAATGAGAAAGGCCTTGTTGTTTCTTCATTG GAAAATGGCACTCGTTCTGAATATGGGTTGGCATCTGAAGGTGTTGAGCAGGCACAGTTGGCTGGAAAATTATTCCTCAAG GAATTGAAGGAAAAAACCATACCACTTTCAAATGTGCGCATTTGTTACTCACCATTTGCAAGGACAAGTCATACAGCAGAGGTTGTTGCATCCGTTCTGAATATTCCATTTGAGGGCCCTCAATGTAAG GTCATAGAAGATCTTCGAGAACGTTACTTTGGTCCTTCCTTTGAACTTCTGTCACATGACAAA TATTCAGAAATATGGGCTATGGATGAAAAAGATCCATTCACAAGGCCAGAAGGTGGAGAAAGTGTTGATGATGTGGCCTCTAGACTTGCAAGTGCTATGGCAACCATGGAATCAGAATACCAAGG ATGTGTGATCTTGGTTGTCAGCCATGGTGATCCCTTGCAAATCTTGCAAACCATACTCAATGCAGCTTCAGAACAGATGGAACCGAGTAGCAATGACCTAGGATCGAGAATTCAAGCAGTTAGACTCCCTTCTATTTTATCACAGCATCGACAGTTCGCACTGCTTACTGGCGAACTTCGGGCAGTTTTATAA
- the LOC18607409 gene encoding protein LAZ1, protein MKITDYLLGYSPPIWATLIAGVLLVITLSLSLYLIFEHLSSYKNPEEQKFLIGVILMVPCYSVESFVSLVDPSISVDCSILRDCYESFAMYCFGRYLVACLGGEERTIEFMERLGRASAKTPLLGLDCEKGTVKHPFPMNYILRPWKLGQWFYQVVKFGIVQYMIIKLLTALLAVILEAFGVYCEGEFKWGCGYPYMAVVLNFSQSWALYCLVQFYTVTKDELAHIKPLAKFLTFKSIVFLTWWQGVAIALFYALGLFRSPIAEGLQFKSSVQDFIICIEMGIASVVHLYVFPSKPYELMGDRIPGSVSILGDYASVDCPLDPDEVRDSERPTKLRLPQPDIEVRSGMTIKESVKDVFIGGGGYIVNDVKFTVNQAVEPVEKGITKFNEKLHKISQNIKRHDKDRRKTKDDSCLATSARRVIRGIDDPLLNGSISDSGVARGKKHRRKSGYTSAESGGESSSDQSHGGYQIRGRRWVTKD, encoded by the exons ATGAAGATTACAGATTACCTATTGGGCTATTCGCCTCCTATTTGGGCGACTTTGATAGCTGGTGTCCTTTTAGTCATAACGCTTTCGCTTTCATTGTATCTTATTTTCGAACACCTCTCTTCGTACAAGAATCCTGag GAGCAAAAGTTTTTGATCGGAGTTATTCTTATGGTTCCTTGCTACTCTGTAGAATCG TTTGTATCATTGGTGGATCCATCAATTAGCGTTGATTGTTCGATACTACGCGATTGCTATGAATCATTTGCCATGTATTGCTTCGGAAGATACCTTGTTGCTTGCTTGG GTGGTGAAGAGAGGACTATTGAATTCATGGAAAGACTAGGACGCGCAAGTGCTAAAACTCCACTATTGGGACTTGACTGTGAAAAGGGAACTGTTAAGCACCCTTTTCCCATGAATTATATCCTAAGACCATGGAAACTTGGTCAATGGTTTTACCAAGTTGTCAAGTTCGGCATAGTCCAATAT ATGATAATCAAGTTATTGACTGCTCTTTTAGCAGTAATTCTTGAAGCTTTTGGTGTATATTGTGAAGGAGAATTCAAATGGGGATGTGG GTATCCTTATATGGCGGTGGTTCTCAATTTTAGTCAGTCATGGGCTTTATACTGTTTAGTTCAATTTTATACTGTCACAAAGGATGAACTGGCTCACATAAAGCCATTGGCCAAGTTTTTGACTTTTAAATCAATTGTGTTTTTAACTTGGTGGCAAGGTGTGGCGATTGCCCTTTTTTATGCTCTTGGTCTGTTCAGAAGTCCAATTGCTGAAGGCTTGCAGTTCAAGTCAAGTGTCCAAGACTTCATTATATGTATAGAG ATGGGCATTGCTTCTGTTGTTCACCTATATGTTTTCCCTTCCAAACCTTATGAGCTAATGGGAGATCGCATTCCCGGAAGTGTTTCAATCCTTGGAGACTATGCATCTGTTGATTGCCCTCTGGATCCTGATGAGGTTAGGGACAGTGAGCGACCCACAAAGCTACGCCTACCTCAGCCTGACATAGAGGTTCGAAGTGGAATGACCATCAAAGAAAGTGTGAAGGACGTATTTATTGGTGGTGGTGGATAT ATTGTGAATGATGTAAAATTTACGGTAAACCAAGCAGTTGAGCCTGTTGAGAAGGGGATTACCAAGTTCAATGAGAAACTGCATAAGATCTCTCAAAACATCAAGAGGCATGACAAAGACAGGAGAAAGACAAAGGATGATAGTTGCCTTGCCACATCTGCACGGAGGGTAATTCGCGGTATAGATGATCCCCTCTTAAATGGGAGCATTAGTGATAGTGGGGTTGCAAGGGGAAAGAAACATCGTAGAAAATCAGGATATACCAGTGCAGAAAGTGGAGGAGAAAGCAGCAGTGATCAGAGCCATGGTGGATATCAGATTAGGGGCCGTAGATGGGTTACAAAGGATTAA